In Neorhizobium galegae, the following proteins share a genomic window:
- the coxB gene encoding cytochrome c oxidase subunit II, with translation MDDDRLTGAGRPIRSGRDIGRDGIPGSYRPAIRATTFILVLSPLLASCSGVQSALDPAGREASDVANLFFVMLIGGVVIWAGVVGLLFHAGRKRRPYSEKRAGQIILWGGAVFPTVTLAALLSYAVWLMPNIRPWIGEDVGVRRVEVTGEQFWWRVRYLDEGGAVAFETANEVRVPIGERVVFLLNSPDVIHSFWIPVLGGKMDMIPGRENRLTLQAEKPGTYRGVCAEFCGTSHALMAFTVHAMEPEAYEAWVAARRKTSGGQDKEGVELFLRHGCAACHAISGTEARGTIGPDLTAFGERGSVGAGALPNGKEHVARFIRDAGQVKPEARMPHFSMLEEADIDRIAAYLKGLR, from the coding sequence ATGGATGATGACCGCTTGACCGGCGCTGGCCGGCCAATCCGATCAGGACGAGACATCGGCCGGGACGGCATTCCGGGCAGCTATCGCCCGGCAATCCGGGCAACCACGTTCATCCTTGTTCTCTCTCCGCTCCTGGCGTCGTGTTCCGGCGTCCAGTCGGCACTCGATCCGGCTGGCCGCGAGGCGAGCGATGTCGCCAACCTGTTTTTCGTCATGCTGATCGGCGGCGTGGTCATCTGGGCGGGTGTCGTCGGCCTGCTGTTCCATGCGGGGCGCAAGCGCAGACCCTATTCGGAAAAGCGGGCGGGGCAGATCATCCTCTGGGGTGGGGCCGTTTTCCCGACGGTAACCCTCGCCGCCTTGCTTTCCTATGCCGTCTGGCTGATGCCCAACATCCGGCCCTGGATCGGTGAGGATGTGGGCGTACGCCGCGTCGAGGTGACAGGCGAGCAGTTCTGGTGGCGGGTGCGCTATCTCGACGAGGGCGGCGCGGTCGCTTTCGAAACGGCCAATGAGGTACGCGTACCGATCGGAGAGCGCGTCGTCTTTTTGCTGAATTCGCCCGACGTCATCCATTCCTTCTGGATACCCGTGCTCGGCGGCAAGATGGACATGATACCCGGTCGTGAAAACCGCCTGACGCTACAGGCGGAAAAGCCCGGTACCTATCGGGGCGTCTGCGCCGAGTTCTGCGGTACCAGTCACGCGCTGATGGCTTTCACCGTCCATGCGATGGAACCGGAGGCATACGAGGCCTGGGTCGCTGCGCGTCGCAAAACGTCCGGCGGGCAGGATAAGGAGGGGGTGGAGCTCTTCCTTCGCCACGGTTGTGCCGCCTGCCATGCCATTTCCGGCACGGAGGCGAGGGGGACGATCGGTCCCGATCTGACCGCCTTCGGAGAGCGCGGTTCCGTGGGAGCGGGCGCGCTTCCCAATGGAAAGGAGCATGTCGCCCGCTTCATACGCGACGCCGGCCAGGTCAAGCCGGAGGCGCGCATGCCGCACTTCTCCATGCTGGAAGAGGCGGATATCGACCGGATAGCTGCCTACCTGAAAGGGCTCAGATGA
- the ctaD gene encoding cytochrome c oxidase subunit I has protein sequence MTMELGNFSPEERAAQEERLRKVWETPKGIRYWTSVNNSQIGLWYGVTAFAFMLFAGMLGLLMRLQLAVPQNDFISAELFNQAFTLHGTVMMFLFAVPIFEAVAIFLLPSMLGARELPFPRLSGFGFWSFLIGGVFVCGSIFFNAAPNAGWFMYPPLATDDEYAGIGADIWLLGLSFIEVASIAAAVEIIVGIMKCRAPGMRINLMPMFAWYLLIVAGMILFAFPPLIAGDILFEMERMFDWPFFDATRGGDPLLWQHLFWIFGHPEVYIIFLPAIALMAMIVPTFSQRPIVGYSWIVLAAVGTGFLSFGLWVHHMFATGLPQISLAFFSAASEAVAIPTGVQIFVFIATMLAGRVIFSVPMLFGAGGLIIFVIGGLTGVMVALVPFDWQAHDTYFVVAHLHYVLIGGMLFPVVAGIYYYFPFVTGKKLSDAWGKTAFWLMFVGFNVTFFPMHFSGLRGMPRRVFTYPEDIGWDWFNLISTIGAFVFAAGVATFVIDIFRPKQQPAGRDLNPWNSGTLEWTNDPAESWGMRSVPIITSRYPLWDQPNLQADIEAGRFYLPDAKSGKRETLVTSVLDANPIQCLRVGGVSYVTIVAAIALGGVFIALTFKLWITTIVFAIITFIAIVHWLWNGTAPIPEAPEIDVGLGETLPIYVSGPASVGWWAMFITMVGDGTAFASLVFGYFFYWTIHDDFTTIANGPGVLWPMAALVLYVIAWALTLLARELNEKGPIGARLALTAAFAVSIAASVAGLAGPYLHGMDPTAHVYPAIVWIVAIWTVTHGIVGAIMQGYCLARSIAGRMTAEYDQDIRNVALYWHFMAFTAVVTFAALGLFPLVNT, from the coding sequence ATGACCATGGAGCTCGGCAATTTTTCGCCGGAAGAGCGGGCGGCGCAGGAGGAACGGCTCCGCAAGGTATGGGAGACGCCGAAAGGCATCCGCTACTGGACGTCTGTCAACAACAGCCAGATCGGGCTGTGGTACGGCGTCACCGCCTTTGCCTTCATGCTGTTCGCGGGCATGCTCGGGCTCTTGATGCGCCTGCAACTGGCGGTGCCGCAGAACGACTTCATCTCCGCCGAACTCTTCAACCAGGCCTTCACGCTGCATGGCACGGTGATGATGTTCCTGTTCGCGGTGCCGATCTTCGAAGCCGTTGCGATCTTCCTGCTGCCGTCGATGCTGGGCGCCCGGGAACTGCCTTTCCCGCGGCTGTCCGGCTTCGGATTCTGGAGTTTTCTGATCGGCGGCGTCTTCGTCTGCGGGTCGATCTTCTTCAACGCCGCGCCGAATGCCGGCTGGTTCATGTATCCACCGCTTGCGACCGACGACGAATATGCCGGCATCGGCGCGGATATCTGGCTGCTCGGCCTGTCCTTCATCGAGGTGGCGTCGATCGCCGCCGCCGTCGAGATCATCGTGGGTATCATGAAGTGCCGGGCGCCAGGCATGCGGATCAACCTGATGCCGATGTTCGCCTGGTACCTGCTGATCGTCGCGGGCATGATCCTGTTCGCCTTTCCGCCGCTGATTGCCGGCGACATCCTGTTCGAGATGGAGCGGATGTTCGACTGGCCGTTCTTCGACGCGACGCGAGGCGGCGATCCGCTGCTTTGGCAGCACCTGTTCTGGATCTTCGGCCACCCGGAAGTCTACATCATCTTCCTGCCCGCGATCGCGCTGATGGCGATGATCGTGCCGACCTTCTCGCAGCGGCCGATCGTCGGTTATTCCTGGATCGTGTTGGCGGCCGTCGGCACGGGTTTCCTGAGCTTCGGGCTCTGGGTGCACCACATGTTCGCGACCGGCCTGCCGCAGATCTCGCTTGCCTTCTTTTCGGCGGCGTCGGAAGCGGTGGCGATCCCGACAGGGGTGCAGATCTTCGTGTTCATCGCCACCATGCTCGCCGGCCGGGTGATCTTTTCGGTACCGATGCTGTTCGGGGCAGGCGGGCTGATCATCTTCGTGATCGGCGGACTGACAGGGGTGATGGTGGCGCTCGTACCGTTCGACTGGCAGGCGCACGACACCTATTTCGTCGTCGCCCACCTTCACTACGTGCTGATCGGCGGCATGCTGTTTCCGGTCGTCGCAGGCATCTATTACTACTTTCCGTTCGTGACGGGTAAGAAGCTCAGCGATGCCTGGGGCAAGACTGCTTTCTGGCTGATGTTCGTCGGTTTCAACGTCACCTTCTTTCCCATGCACTTCTCCGGCCTGCGCGGAATGCCGCGACGGGTCTTCACCTATCCGGAAGATATCGGCTGGGACTGGTTCAACCTCATCTCGACCATCGGCGCCTTCGTCTTCGCCGCCGGTGTCGCGACCTTCGTTATCGACATTTTTCGCCCGAAACAGCAACCGGCAGGGCGCGATCTCAACCCCTGGAATTCCGGGACGCTCGAATGGACCAACGATCCGGCGGAAAGCTGGGGCATGCGCTCGGTACCGATCATCACCAGCCGCTATCCGCTCTGGGATCAGCCGAACCTGCAAGCGGATATCGAGGCCGGGCGCTTCTATCTGCCGGACGCCAAATCCGGCAAGCGCGAGACGCTGGTGACCTCCGTTCTGGATGCGAATCCGATCCAGTGCCTGCGGGTCGGCGGCGTTTCCTACGTGACGATCGTCGCGGCGATCGCGCTCGGCGGCGTGTTCATCGCGCTGACCTTCAAATTGTGGATCACCACGATCGTCTTCGCGATCATCACCTTCATAGCCATCGTCCACTGGCTCTGGAACGGAACAGCGCCGATCCCGGAGGCACCGGAGATCGATGTCGGGCTAGGCGAGACGCTGCCGATCTATGTCTCCGGCCCGGCTTCGGTCGGCTGGTGGGCGATGTTCATCACCATGGTCGGCGACGGCACGGCATTTGCAAGCCTTGTCTTCGGCTATTTCTTCTACTGGACCATCCACGACGACTTCACCACGATCGCCAATGGGCCGGGCGTCCTGTGGCCGATGGCGGCGCTGGTGCTCTACGTCATCGCTTGGGCGCTGACGCTGCTGGCGCGCGAACTCAACGAGAAGGGGCCAATAGGTGCGCGGCTGGCGCTTACCGCGGCCTTCGCCGTTTCGATCGCGGCCTCGGTTGCAGGCCTCGCCGGTCCCTATCTGCACGGCATGGACCCGACCGCACATGTCTATCCGGCCATCGTGTGGATCGTCGCAATCTGGACGGTGACGCATGGCATAGTCGGCGCGATCATGCAGGGCTATTGTCTCGCGCGCAGCATAGCCGGCCGGATGACTGCGGAATACGACCAGGATATCCGCAACGTCGCGCTTTACTGGCACTTCATGGCCTTTACCGCCGTCGTCACCTTCGCGGCCCTCGGCCTGTTTCCTTTGGTGAACACATGA